The proteins below come from a single Salvelinus fontinalis isolate EN_2023a chromosome 1, ASM2944872v1, whole genome shotgun sequence genomic window:
- the LOC129852712 gene encoding E3 ubiquitin-protein ligase UBR2-like isoform X2 — MAAAESDREVPSALCTEFLNFSVKDTASKWLQVTDLYKEVYHHLARYVPKIYCLGPNLNPQSEDLLAQMLLQAPLEWYLCGEDPSTGLAKLEQNNQPSQLCGHVFKVGEPTYSCRECAADPTCVLCMQCFLGSVHKEHRYRMTTSGGGGFCDCGDTEAWKKGPYCQKHEPNISDSCHEDPLAHLSTDMIARCYNVFSIVLKYAVDMLTWDKEDELPPGLVPPDRSDTYYCMLFNDEVHTYEQVIYTLQKAVNCTQKEAVSFATTVDRDGRKSVRFGDFAFCELAKSVIVRNTSRQSKPLRVQVMHSSVVAHQCFALKALHWLGHVIGYSDALRRILCQVGLERGPEGENSSLVDTLMLCDSKMWKGARNVYHQLFMSSLLMDLKYKKMFAIQFAKNYRRLQTDFMEDDHERVVSVTSLSVQLFTVPTMARMLITEENLMTTIIRTFVDHLRHRDLQGRFQFERYTAQQAFKFRRVQSLIGDLKYVLISRPTEWSDQLREKFLEGLDTFLELLKCMQGMDPVVRQVGQHIEMEPEWEAAFTLQMKLTHIISMIQEWCATDERVLIEAYKKCLTALTHCHSGFADGEQPITLSMCGHSVDTIRYCVSQEKVSIHLPVSRLLAGLHVLLSKMEVAYRFPEQLPLSELSPPMLIEHPLRCLVLCAQVHAGMWRRNGFSLVNQVVHSVLWLQIYYYHNVKCRVEMFDKDLNMLQAGASMMDPNHFLMIVLSRFELYHIFSSADCRKRYNRETANKDVVQQNNTLTEEMLHLVMMVVGERFEAGIGQVEGCDEIKREILHQLCIRPMAHSELVKALPENENKETGMERVIDCVASFKKPGVTGRGLYELRPECAKQFNLYFHHYSRADQSKAEEAQRKLKRQNGEDTALPPPVLPPFCPLFASLVNILQCDVLLGMLGAVLQWAVEPSAGHWSESMLQRVLHLIGMALLEERQQLENSSEDNDVYFNFTLKMSRPGEAPSNTASVLALLENLQNAPHLEVHKDMIRWLLKTEAGIKTLRERSASTSTVTASGSRGQEETACDKDKAERKRKAEMARLRREKVMAQMSEMQRHFINENKELFQQSLEELDASTSTSLEHSPTSSDAALACVGPRRSRPREKRQVVTCILCQEEQEIRADGKAMVLAAFVQRSTVMSKNRKRPPHDPKRYDPLFMHPDLSFGTHTGSCGHIMHSHCWQRYFEAVQAKEQRRQQRLRVHTSYDVGNGEFLCPLCECLSNTVIPLLPRTKGSSSCEQPGLGQWLKTSGQQIKAMHSAHRKLQPVSTVEETVEEECPAPEVFTVNYIPTNPYSSTIKEMLTTFGTATYKVGLKVHPNEQDPRVPIMCWGSCAYTIQSIERLLVDEKKPLFGSLPCRQDDCLSSLARFGSACWTAACQPTVQGHFIRLVAALIPDPQVEASPCILDVDMLHLLVSVVLSYGSVHSQDSSGLSVDAVQLHLFHLITVAHMVQILLTSGPEEVTMEQESGEAERGEEEGACRLYNTLRTHVGSSLPEVGSGWHLWRCVKTGILPYLRGAALFFHHLNGVPAPPELHALCPGQWEVLCGYLSLPSNLLQLFHSQQELLEPLLHGWCTHPGVQQTLQGGGVLVSFPRESNSLIDLPDDYSVLINQASSFTCPKSGGDKSRAPTLCLVCGSMLCSQSYCCQTELEGEDVGACTAHTFACGAGVGIFLRVRESQVLFLAGKTKGCFYAPPYLDDYGETDQGLRRGNPLHLCHERYRKIQKLWRQHSITEEIGHAQEANQTLVGIDWQHL, encoded by the exons GGAATGTGCTGCAGACCCCACCTGTGTGCTGTGTATGCAGTGTTTCCTGGGCAGTGTGCATAAAGAGCATCGCTACAGG ATGACGACCTCTGGGGGAGGGGGTTTCTGTGACTGTGGAGACACCGAGGCATGGAAGAAGGGCCCTTACTGTCAGAAACACgagcccaacatcagtgactcCTGTCATGAG GATCCCCTGGCCCACCTCTCAACAGACATGATTGCCCGCTGCTATAATGTCTTCTCCATTGTGCTGAAATACGCCGTGGACATGCTCACCTGGGACAAGGAGGATGAGCTGCCCCCGGGCCTGGTGCCGCc AGACCGAAGTGACACCTATTACTGCATGCTCTTCAATGACGAGGTGCATACCTACGAGCAAGTCATCTACACCCTCCAGAAGGCGGTCAACTGCACCCAGAAAGAAGCAGTCAGCTTCGCCACCACAGTGGACAGAgat GGAAGGAAATCGGTGCGCTTTGGCGACTTCGCTTTCTGTGAGCTGGCCAAGTCGGTCATTGTG aGGAACACGAGTCGTCAGTCCAAGCCCTTGCGGGTCCAGGTAATGCACTCCTCGGTGGTGGCTCATCAGTGCTTCGCTCTCAAAGCCCTCCACTGGCTGGGCCACGTCATAGGATACTCAG atgctcTGAGGAGGATCCTGTGTCAGGTGGGCCTAGAGAGGGGCCCAGAGGGTGAGAACTCCTCCCTGGTGGACACGCTCATGCTCTGTGACTCCAAGATGTGGAAAG GAGCCAGGAATGTCTACCACCAGCTCTTTATGAGCAGCCTTCTCATGGACCTCAAATACAAGAAGATGTTTGCTATCCAGTTCGCAAAA AACTACCGGCGCCTCCAGACAGATTTTATGGAGGATGACCACGAGCGTGTAGTGTCAGTGACCTCTCTGTCAGTTCAGCTCTTCACCGTCCCCACCATG GCGCGGATGCTGATCACCGAGGAGAACCTGATGACCACCATAATCAGGACCTTTGTGGACCACCTGCGCCACCGCGACCTGCAGGGCCGCTTTCAGTTTGAGCGCTACACCGCCCAGCAGGCTTTCAAGTTCCGCCGCGTCCAGAGCCTCATCGGAGACCTCAA gtaCGTCCTCATCAGTCGGCCCACAGAGTGGAGTGACCAACTCAGGGAGAAGTTCCTGGAGGGTCTGGACACCTTCCTGGAGCTGCTCAAGTGCATGCAG GGAATGGACCCGGTTGTGAGGCAGGTGGGCCAGCACATAGAGATGGAGCCTGAGTGGGAGGCAGCCTTCACCCTGCAGATGAAGCTCACACACATCATCTCCATGATACAGGAGTGGTGCgctacagat GAGCGTGTGCTGATTGAAGCCTATAAGAAGTGCCTGACAGCCCTTACACACTGCCACAGTGGCTTCGCCGACGGGGAGCAGCCCATCACACTGAGCATGTGTGGACATTCTGTGGACACCATCCGCTACTGTGTCTCTCAGGAGAAAGTCAGCATCCACCTGCCTGTGTCCCGCTTACTTGCAG GTCTCCACGTTCTCCTCAGTAAGATGGAGGTGGCCTACAGATTCCCTGAACAGCTTCCGCTG AGTGAACTCAGCCCCCCCATGCTAATAGAACACCCCCTTCGCTGCCTGGTCCTCTGTGCCCAAGTGCACGCTGGGATGTGGAGGAGAAACGGCTTCTCATTGGTCAACCAG GTCGTTCATAGTGTACTCTGGTTGCAGATCTACTACTACCACAATGTCAAGTGCAGAGTGGAGATGTTTGACAAGGACCTCAATATGCTGCAg GCCGGCGCTTCCATGATGGATCCCAACCACTTCCTGATGATAGTCCTGAGCCGCTTCGAGCTCTATCACATCTTCAGCTCCGCCGACTGCAGGAAGAGATACAACCGGGAGACCGCCAACAAG GACGTGGTCCAGCAGAACAACACCCTAACGGAGGAGATGCTGCACCTCGTCATGATGGTTGTGG GTGAGCGTTTTGAAGCTGGTATCGGCCAGGTGGAAGGCTGTGACGAGATCAAGCGGGAGATCCTTCACCAGCTTTGTATTAGACCCATGGCCCACAGCGAGCTGGTCAAAGCCCTGCCTGAGAAC GAGAACAAGGAGACTGGTATGGAGAGAGTGATCGACTGTGTTGCGTCGTTTAA GAAGCCTGGCGTGACAGGCAGAGGGCTGTATGAGCTCAGGCCAGAGTGTGCCAAGCAGTTCAACCTCTACTTCCACCACTACTCCCGGGCCGACCAGTCCAAGGCAGAGGAAGCCCAGAGAAAGCTGAAGAGACAGAACGGAGAGGACACAG CCCTCCCTCCTCCGGTGCTGCCCCCGTTCTGCCCGCTGTTTGCCAGCCTGGTGAACATTCTGCAGTGTGACGTACTGCTGGGCATGCTGGGAGCCGTGCTCCAGTGGGCCGTGGAGCCCAGCGCAGGACACTGGTCTGAGTCCATGCtgcagagg GTGCTCCACCTAATAGGCATGGCTTTACTGGAGGAACGGCAGCAGTTAGAGAACAGTAGTGAGGACAACGACGTCTACTTCAACTTCACCCTCAAAATGTCcc gtCCAGGGGAAGCCCCCAGTAACACAGCCAGTGTCCTGGCCCTCCTGGAGAACCTACAGAACGCCCCTCACCTGGAGGTCCACAAGGACATGATCCGTTGGCTCCTCAAG ACGGAGGCCGGCATTAAGACGCTGCGGGAGCGCAGCGCTTCCACTTCCACGGTGACCGCCAGCGGGAGCCGCGGTCAGGAAGAG ACAGCGTGCGACAAGGACAAggcggagaggaagaggaaggcggAGATGGCCCGCCTGCGCAGGGAGAAGGTCATGGCCCAGATGTCGGAGATGCAGAGGCACTTTATCAACGAGAACAAGGAGCTGTTCCAGCAGAGTCTAGAGGAGCTGGATGcttccacctctacctcactgGAGCACAG CCCCACGTCGTCAGACGCAGCCCTGGCGTGTGTGGGCCCCAGGCGGTCACGTCCCAGGGAGAAGAGGCAGGTTGTTACGTGCATCCTGTGCCAGGAGGAGCAGGAGATCCGGGCTGACGGCAAGGCCATGGTGCTGGCTGCCTTCGTCCAGCGCTCCACCGTCATGTCCAAGAACCGCAAGAGACCACCGCACGACCCCA AGCGCTACGACCCTCTCTTCATGCACCCTGACCTGTCGTTCGGCACGCACACAGGCAGCTGTGGCCACATCATGCACTCTCACTGTTGGCAGAG GTACTTCGAGGCGGTGCAGGCCAAGGAGCAGCGGCGTCAGCAGCGACTGCGTGTCCACACCAGCTACGATGTGGGGAACGGGGAGTTCCTGTGTCCGCTGTGCGAGTGCCTCAGCAACACCGTCATCCCCCTGCTCCCCCGAACTAAGGGCTCCAGCAG TTGTGAGCAGCCTGGCCTGGGTCAGTGGCTGAAGACCAGCGGTCAGCAGATAAAGGCCATGCACTCTGCCCACAGGAAACTCCAGCCCGTCA gtactGTTGAAGAGACAGTGGAAGAAGAGTGCCCTGCCCCTGAGGTTTTCACTGTGAACTACATTCCCAC GAATCCCTACTCCAGCACCATAAAAGAGATGCTGACCACTTTTGGGACAGCGACCTACAAAGTTGGCCTTAAGGTGCACCCCAACGAGCAGGACCCTCGCGTCCCCATCATGTGCTGGGGCAGCTGTGCCTACACCATCCAGTCCATAG AGCGACTGTTGGTGGACGAGAAGAAGCCTTTATTTGGAAGTTTACCTTGCAGACAG GACGACTGCCTGAGCTCCCTGGCCAGGTTCGGCTCAGCGTGTTGGACCGCGGCCTGTCAGCCCACCGTGCAAGGCCACTTCATCCGACTGGTAGCAG cTTTGATTCCAGACCCCCAGGTGGAGGCCTCTCCGTGTATCCTGGACGTGGACATGTTGCACCTGCTG gtAAGTGTGGTTCTGTCCTACGGGTCGGTCCACTCCCAGGACTCATCAGGGCTGAGCGTGGACGCTGTCCAGCTGCACCTCTTCCACCTCATCACTGTGGCTCACATGGTCCAAATACTGCTCACTTCTGGCCCAG AGGAGGTGACCATGGAGCAGGAGAGCGGCGAGGCGGAGCGGGGGGAGGAGGAAGGCGCCTGCCGTCTCTACAACACCCTCAGAACACACGTGGGCAG TTCCCTACCTGAGGTGGGCTCTGGTTGGCACCTGTGGCGTTGTGTGAAGACTGGCATCCTGCCCTACCTGAGAGGCGCGGCGCTGTTCTTCCACCACCTCAACGGAGTTCCTGCACCCCCAGAGCTGCATG CTCTGTGTCCTGGTCAGTGGGAGGTGCTGTGCGGATACCTCAGTCTGCCCTCCAACCTGCTGCAGCTCTTCCACAGTCAACAGGAGCTACTGGAGCCTTTACTGCATGG GTGGTGCACTCACCCAGGTGTACAGCAGACCCTTCAGGGAGGTGGTGTTCTTGTGAG TTTTCCTCGGGAGTCCAACAGCCTGATTGACCTCCCGGATGACTACAGTGTCCTCATAAACCAAGCCTCCAGCTTCAC gtgTCCTAAGTCGGGTGGGGATAAGTCCCGTGCGCCCACCCTGTGCCTGGTGTGTGGCTCCATGCTGTGTTCTCAGAGCTACTGCTGCCAGACAGAGCTGGAGGGAGAGGACGTGGGAGCCTGCACTGCTCACACCTTCGCCTGCGGAGCCGGAGTAGGCATCTTCCTCAG agtgagagagagccagGTTCTGTTCCTGGCTGGTAAAACTAAGGGCTGTTTCTACGCTCCTCCATACCTGGACGACTATGGAGAGACGGACCAGGGCCTAAG GCGGGGGAACCCATTGCACCTGTGCCACGAGCGCTACCGCAAGATCCAGAAGCTGTGGCGCCAGCACAGTATCACCGAGGAGATAGGCCATGCCCAGGAAGCCAACCAAACCCTGGTTGGAATCGACTGGCAGCACCTGTGA
- the LOC129852712 gene encoding E3 ubiquitin-protein ligase UBR2-like isoform X4: MAAAESDREVPSALCTEFLNFSVKDTASKWLQVTDLYKEVYHHLARYVPKIYCLGPNLNPQSEDLLAQMLLQAPLEWYLCGEDPSTGLAKLEQNNQPSQLCGHVFKVGEPTYSCRECAADPTCVLCMQCFLGSVHKEHRYRMTTSGGGGFCDCGDTEAWKKGPYCQKHEPNISDSCHEDPLAHLSTDMIARCYNVFSIVLKYAVDMLTWDKEDELPPGLVPPDRSDTYYCMLFNDEVHTYEQVIYTLQKAVNCTQKEAVSFATTVDRDGRKSVRFGDFAFCELAKSVIVRNTSRQSKPLRVQVMHSSVVAHQCFALKALHWLGHVIGYSDALRRILCQVGLERGPEGENSSLVDTLMLCDSKMWKGARNVYHQLFMSSLLMDLKYKKMFAIQFAKNYRRLQTDFMEDDHERVVSVTSLSVQLFTVPTMARMLITEENLMTTIIRTFVDHLRHRDLQGRFQFERYTAQQAFKFRRVQSLIGDLKYVLISRPTEWSDQLREKFLEGLDTFLELLKCMQGMDPVVRQVGQHIEMEPEWEAAFTLQMKLTHIISMIQEWCATDERVLIEAYKKCLTALTHCHSGFADGEQPITLSMCGHSVDTIRYCVSQEKVSIHLPVSRLLAGLHVLLSKMEVAYRFPEQLPLSELSPPMLIEHPLRCLVLCAQVHAGMWRRNGFSLVNQIYYYHNVKCRVEMFDKDLNMLQAGASMMDPNHFLMIVLSRFELYHIFSSADCRKRYNRETANKDVVQQNNTLTEEMLHLVMMVVGERFEAGIGQVEGCDEIKREILHQLCIRPMAHSELVKALPENENKETGMERVIDCVASFKKPGVTGRGLYELRPECAKQFNLYFHHYSRADQSKAEEAQRKLKRQNGEDTALPPPVLPPFCPLFASLVNILQCDVLLGMLGAVLQWAVEPSAGHWSESMLQRVLHLIGMALLEERQQLENSSEDNDVYFNFTLKMSRPGEAPSNTASVLALLENLQNAPHLEVHKDMIRWLLKTEAGIKTLRERSASTSTVTASGSRGQEETACDKDKAERKRKAEMARLRREKVMAQMSEMQRHFINENKELFQQSLEELDASTSTSLEHSPTSSDAALACVGPRRSRPREKRQVVTCILCQEEQEIRADGKAMVLAAFVQRSTVMSKNRKRPPHDPKRYDPLFMHPDLSFGTHTGSCGHIMHSHCWQRYFEAVQAKEQRRQQRLRVHTSYDVGNGEFLCPLCECLSNTVIPLLPRTKGSSSCEQPGLGQWLKTSGQQIKAMHSAHRKLQPVSTVEETVEEECPAPEVFTVNYIPTNPYSSTIKEMLTTFGTATYKVGLKVHPNEQDPRVPIMCWGSCAYTIQSIERLLVDEKKPLFGSLPCRQDDCLSSLARFGSACWTAACQPTVQGHFIRLVAALIPDPQVEASPCILDVDMLHLLVSVVLSYGSVHSQDSSGLSVDAVQLHLFHLITVAHMVQILLTSGPEEVTMEQESGEAERGEEEGACRLYNTLRTHVGSSLPEVGSGWHLWRCVKTGILPYLRGAALFFHHLNGVPAPPELHALCPGQWEVLCGYLSLPSNLLQLFHSQQELLEPLLHGWCTHPGVQQTLQGGGVLVSFPRESNSLIDLPDDYSVLINQASSFTCPKSGGDKSRAPTLCLVCGSMLCSQSYCCQTELEGEDVGACTAHTFACGAGVGIFLRVRESQVLFLAGKTKGCFYAPPYLDDYGETDQGLRRGNPLHLCHERYRKIQKLWRQHSITEEIGHAQEANQTLVGIDWQHL, from the exons GGAATGTGCTGCAGACCCCACCTGTGTGCTGTGTATGCAGTGTTTCCTGGGCAGTGTGCATAAAGAGCATCGCTACAGG ATGACGACCTCTGGGGGAGGGGGTTTCTGTGACTGTGGAGACACCGAGGCATGGAAGAAGGGCCCTTACTGTCAGAAACACgagcccaacatcagtgactcCTGTCATGAG GATCCCCTGGCCCACCTCTCAACAGACATGATTGCCCGCTGCTATAATGTCTTCTCCATTGTGCTGAAATACGCCGTGGACATGCTCACCTGGGACAAGGAGGATGAGCTGCCCCCGGGCCTGGTGCCGCc AGACCGAAGTGACACCTATTACTGCATGCTCTTCAATGACGAGGTGCATACCTACGAGCAAGTCATCTACACCCTCCAGAAGGCGGTCAACTGCACCCAGAAAGAAGCAGTCAGCTTCGCCACCACAGTGGACAGAgat GGAAGGAAATCGGTGCGCTTTGGCGACTTCGCTTTCTGTGAGCTGGCCAAGTCGGTCATTGTG aGGAACACGAGTCGTCAGTCCAAGCCCTTGCGGGTCCAGGTAATGCACTCCTCGGTGGTGGCTCATCAGTGCTTCGCTCTCAAAGCCCTCCACTGGCTGGGCCACGTCATAGGATACTCAG atgctcTGAGGAGGATCCTGTGTCAGGTGGGCCTAGAGAGGGGCCCAGAGGGTGAGAACTCCTCCCTGGTGGACACGCTCATGCTCTGTGACTCCAAGATGTGGAAAG GAGCCAGGAATGTCTACCACCAGCTCTTTATGAGCAGCCTTCTCATGGACCTCAAATACAAGAAGATGTTTGCTATCCAGTTCGCAAAA AACTACCGGCGCCTCCAGACAGATTTTATGGAGGATGACCACGAGCGTGTAGTGTCAGTGACCTCTCTGTCAGTTCAGCTCTTCACCGTCCCCACCATG GCGCGGATGCTGATCACCGAGGAGAACCTGATGACCACCATAATCAGGACCTTTGTGGACCACCTGCGCCACCGCGACCTGCAGGGCCGCTTTCAGTTTGAGCGCTACACCGCCCAGCAGGCTTTCAAGTTCCGCCGCGTCCAGAGCCTCATCGGAGACCTCAA gtaCGTCCTCATCAGTCGGCCCACAGAGTGGAGTGACCAACTCAGGGAGAAGTTCCTGGAGGGTCTGGACACCTTCCTGGAGCTGCTCAAGTGCATGCAG GGAATGGACCCGGTTGTGAGGCAGGTGGGCCAGCACATAGAGATGGAGCCTGAGTGGGAGGCAGCCTTCACCCTGCAGATGAAGCTCACACACATCATCTCCATGATACAGGAGTGGTGCgctacagat GAGCGTGTGCTGATTGAAGCCTATAAGAAGTGCCTGACAGCCCTTACACACTGCCACAGTGGCTTCGCCGACGGGGAGCAGCCCATCACACTGAGCATGTGTGGACATTCTGTGGACACCATCCGCTACTGTGTCTCTCAGGAGAAAGTCAGCATCCACCTGCCTGTGTCCCGCTTACTTGCAG GTCTCCACGTTCTCCTCAGTAAGATGGAGGTGGCCTACAGATTCCCTGAACAGCTTCCGCTG AGTGAACTCAGCCCCCCCATGCTAATAGAACACCCCCTTCGCTGCCTGGTCCTCTGTGCCCAAGTGCACGCTGGGATGTGGAGGAGAAACGGCTTCTCATTGGTCAACCAG ATCTACTACTACCACAATGTCAAGTGCAGAGTGGAGATGTTTGACAAGGACCTCAATATGCTGCAg GCCGGCGCTTCCATGATGGATCCCAACCACTTCCTGATGATAGTCCTGAGCCGCTTCGAGCTCTATCACATCTTCAGCTCCGCCGACTGCAGGAAGAGATACAACCGGGAGACCGCCAACAAG GACGTGGTCCAGCAGAACAACACCCTAACGGAGGAGATGCTGCACCTCGTCATGATGGTTGTGG GTGAGCGTTTTGAAGCTGGTATCGGCCAGGTGGAAGGCTGTGACGAGATCAAGCGGGAGATCCTTCACCAGCTTTGTATTAGACCCATGGCCCACAGCGAGCTGGTCAAAGCCCTGCCTGAGAAC GAGAACAAGGAGACTGGTATGGAGAGAGTGATCGACTGTGTTGCGTCGTTTAA GAAGCCTGGCGTGACAGGCAGAGGGCTGTATGAGCTCAGGCCAGAGTGTGCCAAGCAGTTCAACCTCTACTTCCACCACTACTCCCGGGCCGACCAGTCCAAGGCAGAGGAAGCCCAGAGAAAGCTGAAGAGACAGAACGGAGAGGACACAG CCCTCCCTCCTCCGGTGCTGCCCCCGTTCTGCCCGCTGTTTGCCAGCCTGGTGAACATTCTGCAGTGTGACGTACTGCTGGGCATGCTGGGAGCCGTGCTCCAGTGGGCCGTGGAGCCCAGCGCAGGACACTGGTCTGAGTCCATGCtgcagagg GTGCTCCACCTAATAGGCATGGCTTTACTGGAGGAACGGCAGCAGTTAGAGAACAGTAGTGAGGACAACGACGTCTACTTCAACTTCACCCTCAAAATGTCcc gtCCAGGGGAAGCCCCCAGTAACACAGCCAGTGTCCTGGCCCTCCTGGAGAACCTACAGAACGCCCCTCACCTGGAGGTCCACAAGGACATGATCCGTTGGCTCCTCAAG ACGGAGGCCGGCATTAAGACGCTGCGGGAGCGCAGCGCTTCCACTTCCACGGTGACCGCCAGCGGGAGCCGCGGTCAGGAAGAG ACAGCGTGCGACAAGGACAAggcggagaggaagaggaaggcggAGATGGCCCGCCTGCGCAGGGAGAAGGTCATGGCCCAGATGTCGGAGATGCAGAGGCACTTTATCAACGAGAACAAGGAGCTGTTCCAGCAGAGTCTAGAGGAGCTGGATGcttccacctctacctcactgGAGCACAG CCCCACGTCGTCAGACGCAGCCCTGGCGTGTGTGGGCCCCAGGCGGTCACGTCCCAGGGAGAAGAGGCAGGTTGTTACGTGCATCCTGTGCCAGGAGGAGCAGGAGATCCGGGCTGACGGCAAGGCCATGGTGCTGGCTGCCTTCGTCCAGCGCTCCACCGTCATGTCCAAGAACCGCAAGAGACCACCGCACGACCCCA AGCGCTACGACCCTCTCTTCATGCACCCTGACCTGTCGTTCGGCACGCACACAGGCAGCTGTGGCCACATCATGCACTCTCACTGTTGGCAGAG GTACTTCGAGGCGGTGCAGGCCAAGGAGCAGCGGCGTCAGCAGCGACTGCGTGTCCACACCAGCTACGATGTGGGGAACGGGGAGTTCCTGTGTCCGCTGTGCGAGTGCCTCAGCAACACCGTCATCCCCCTGCTCCCCCGAACTAAGGGCTCCAGCAG TTGTGAGCAGCCTGGCCTGGGTCAGTGGCTGAAGACCAGCGGTCAGCAGATAAAGGCCATGCACTCTGCCCACAGGAAACTCCAGCCCGTCA gtactGTTGAAGAGACAGTGGAAGAAGAGTGCCCTGCCCCTGAGGTTTTCACTGTGAACTACATTCCCAC GAATCCCTACTCCAGCACCATAAAAGAGATGCTGACCACTTTTGGGACAGCGACCTACAAAGTTGGCCTTAAGGTGCACCCCAACGAGCAGGACCCTCGCGTCCCCATCATGTGCTGGGGCAGCTGTGCCTACACCATCCAGTCCATAG AGCGACTGTTGGTGGACGAGAAGAAGCCTTTATTTGGAAGTTTACCTTGCAGACAG GACGACTGCCTGAGCTCCCTGGCCAGGTTCGGCTCAGCGTGTTGGACCGCGGCCTGTCAGCCCACCGTGCAAGGCCACTTCATCCGACTGGTAGCAG cTTTGATTCCAGACCCCCAGGTGGAGGCCTCTCCGTGTATCCTGGACGTGGACATGTTGCACCTGCTG gtAAGTGTGGTTCTGTCCTACGGGTCGGTCCACTCCCAGGACTCATCAGGGCTGAGCGTGGACGCTGTCCAGCTGCACCTCTTCCACCTCATCACTGTGGCTCACATGGTCCAAATACTGCTCACTTCTGGCCCAG AGGAGGTGACCATGGAGCAGGAGAGCGGCGAGGCGGAGCGGGGGGAGGAGGAAGGCGCCTGCCGTCTCTACAACACCCTCAGAACACACGTGGGCAG TTCCCTACCTGAGGTGGGCTCTGGTTGGCACCTGTGGCGTTGTGTGAAGACTGGCATCCTGCCCTACCTGAGAGGCGCGGCGCTGTTCTTCCACCACCTCAACGGAGTTCCTGCACCCCCAGAGCTGCATG CTCTGTGTCCTGGTCAGTGGGAGGTGCTGTGCGGATACCTCAGTCTGCCCTCCAACCTGCTGCAGCTCTTCCACAGTCAACAGGAGCTACTGGAGCCTTTACTGCATGG GTGGTGCACTCACCCAGGTGTACAGCAGACCCTTCAGGGAGGTGGTGTTCTTGTGAG TTTTCCTCGGGAGTCCAACAGCCTGATTGACCTCCCGGATGACTACAGTGTCCTCATAAACCAAGCCTCCAGCTTCAC gtgTCCTAAGTCGGGTGGGGATAAGTCCCGTGCGCCCACCCTGTGCCTGGTGTGTGGCTCCATGCTGTGTTCTCAGAGCTACTGCTGCCAGACAGAGCTGGAGGGAGAGGACGTGGGAGCCTGCACTGCTCACACCTTCGCCTGCGGAGCCGGAGTAGGCATCTTCCTCAG agtgagagagagccagGTTCTGTTCCTGGCTGGTAAAACTAAGGGCTGTTTCTACGCTCCTCCATACCTGGACGACTATGGAGAGACGGACCAGGGCCTAAG GCGGGGGAACCCATTGCACCTGTGCCACGAGCGCTACCGCAAGATCCAGAAGCTGTGGCGCCAGCACAGTATCACCGAGGAGATAGGCCATGCCCAGGAAGCCAACCAAACCCTGGTTGGAATCGACTGGCAGCACCTGTGA